From Alteromonas sp. RKMC-009, one genomic window encodes:
- the nadC gene encoding carboxylating nicotinate-nucleotide diphosphorylase, with protein sequence MTIPSQAAIRQQVSEALAEDLGGSADAGADITANLIDASTQATATIITREDCIVCGMAWVEAAFNLIDPQIDITIHTQDGNAAKANDVLVSLSGPARGILTAERTALNFLQTLSGTATVAHHYASLLDGYPTKILDTRKTLPGLRLAQKYAVACGGGQNHRIGLFDAFLIKENHIFACGSITKAVQIAKRNHPDKPVEVEVESLDELEQALDAGADIIMLDNFTNDQIQSAVDITKGRSKLEVSGNITEERLQSLGKLGVDFISSGALTKHVQAIDLSLRVAMKG encoded by the coding sequence ATGACTATTCCTTCTCAAGCCGCGATCCGCCAGCAAGTCTCAGAAGCACTGGCTGAAGATCTGGGCGGCAGCGCCGACGCCGGTGCAGATATCACCGCAAACCTGATTGATGCATCCACGCAGGCCACAGCTACCATTATTACCCGTGAGGATTGTATTGTTTGTGGTATGGCCTGGGTTGAAGCAGCATTCAACTTGATCGATCCACAAATAGATATCACGATCCATACACAAGACGGGAATGCAGCCAAAGCTAATGACGTGCTGGTTTCATTGTCCGGTCCTGCCAGAGGCATTCTCACTGCCGAGCGCACTGCGCTGAATTTTCTGCAAACCCTTTCCGGTACGGCAACCGTTGCACATCACTATGCATCGCTGCTTGACGGCTATCCGACAAAGATACTGGACACCCGTAAAACACTGCCCGGACTACGCCTTGCCCAAAAATATGCCGTCGCCTGTGGCGGTGGTCAGAATCACCGGATCGGATTATTCGATGCCTTTCTGATCAAAGAGAATCATATTTTTGCCTGCGGATCGATTACGAAGGCTGTACAGATCGCAAAGCGAAATCATCCGGACAAACCGGTGGAAGTGGAAGTGGAAAGCCTTGATGAGCTTGAGCAGGCGCTTGATGCAGGTGCAGATATCATCATGCTGGATAACTTTACAAACGATCAGATCCAAAGCGCAGTCGACATCACAAAAGGCCGGAGTAAACTCGAAGTGTCTGGCAATATTACGGAAGAAAGATTGCAATCTTTAGGAAAATTAGGGGTTGACTTCATATCTTCAGGGGCATTAACGAAACACGTTCAGGCTATCGATCTGTCGCTTCGTGTCGCTATGAAAGGATAA
- a CDS encoding pilin translates to MKNVNAQNQKGFTLIELMIVVAIIGILAAVALPAYQNYTKKARYSEVIMATQAVKTAVEVCAQTEADLTSCSAGENGVPTNLSGGVSDYVTSVTWTDANATTGAIVVVPAASGGLAATDTYTLTATYASGVVTWAETCANTDLC, encoded by the coding sequence ATGAAAAATGTTAACGCTCAAAACCAAAAAGGTTTCACTCTTATCGAACTGATGATCGTTGTTGCTATCATCGGTATCCTGGCAGCAGTTGCTTTGCCAGCGTATCAAAACTACACGAAGAAAGCACGATACTCTGAAGTTATTATGGCTACACAGGCGGTGAAAACTGCTGTTGAAGTTTGTGCTCAGACTGAAGCTGATTTGACTTCTTGTAGCGCTGGTGAAAACGGCGTACCAACTAACCTTAGCGGCGGTGTTTCCGATTACGTAACATCTGTAACATGGACTGATGCAAATGCTACCACAGGAGCAATCGTAGTGGTACCTGCTGCGAGTGGTGGTTTGGCTGCTACAGATACTTACACTCTGACAGCAACCTATGCTTCAGGTGTAGTAACTTGGGCAGAGACTTGTGCCAACACTGACCTTTGCTAA
- a CDS encoding type II secretion system F family protein: MSKVAVTFVWQGVDKHGSSRKGEISALTLSEAKNLLRKQGISARKVKKQAKPLFGGGQKITAQDICIISRQIATMLGAGVTLIQSLDMIASGHDKASMRKLLGEISTEVKAGNPLSSALRKHPLYFDDLYCDLVKTGEQSGALETIYDRIATYKEKAEALKAKIKKAMFYPIAVLVVAFIVTTILLVFVVPQFEEIFSSFGAELPAFTQFVLAISRFVQDYGIFIGMGIAGAVFLFIRALRKSKRMQDKMDALTLKIPVVGEILKKAAVARFTRTLSTTFSAGVPLIGALDSAAGASGNAVYREAILFIKKEVAGGLQMNTAMRATNVFPDMVSQMVAIGEESGSVDEMLAKIATIYEAEVDNMVDGLTSLLEPLIMAVLGVIIGGLIIAMYLPIFQMGNVV, encoded by the coding sequence ATGAGTAAGGTAGCCGTAACATTTGTCTGGCAAGGGGTTGATAAACACGGAAGCTCGAGAAAAGGAGAAATATCTGCCCTAACGTTGTCTGAAGCTAAAAACCTATTGCGAAAGCAGGGCATATCTGCAAGAAAAGTTAAGAAGCAGGCTAAACCACTCTTTGGTGGCGGACAAAAAATTACTGCGCAGGATATATGTATAATATCGCGGCAAATAGCTACCATGCTGGGTGCCGGCGTCACCCTTATTCAATCACTGGATATGATCGCATCCGGCCATGACAAAGCCTCCATGCGCAAGTTACTTGGCGAAATTTCAACAGAAGTTAAAGCCGGTAATCCCCTGTCATCCGCATTACGGAAACATCCTCTTTATTTTGATGATTTGTACTGTGATCTGGTGAAAACCGGTGAACAATCAGGTGCCCTGGAAACCATCTACGATCGGATCGCTACTTATAAAGAGAAAGCGGAAGCACTTAAGGCTAAAATCAAAAAGGCGATGTTTTACCCCATCGCTGTTCTTGTTGTTGCGTTTATCGTAACAACAATCCTTTTGGTATTCGTGGTACCCCAGTTCGAAGAAATTTTCAGTAGTTTCGGGGCTGAGTTGCCGGCGTTTACCCAGTTTGTTCTGGCAATATCGCGGTTTGTTCAGGATTACGGCATTTTTATCGGGATGGGCATTGCCGGTGCAGTCTTCTTATTTATCCGGGCCTTGAGAAAGTCTAAACGTATGCAGGATAAAATGGATGCACTGACACTGAAAATTCCGGTAGTGGGCGAAATCCTGAAAAAAGCGGCGGTTGCCCGTTTCACCCGCACCCTGTCAACGACCTTTTCTGCCGGTGTTCCGTTAATTGGCGCTCTTGATTCTGCTGCCGGTGCATCGGGCAATGCCGTGTACCGGGAAGCTATATTGTTCATTAAGAAAGAAGTCGCGGGCGGCTTACAAATGAACACCGCCATGCGGGCTACTAACGTATTTCCCGACATGGTGTCGCAAATGGTGGCCATTGGTGAAGAATCCGGTTCCGTAGACGAAATGCTGGCAAAAATTGCTACGATTTATGAAGCGGAAGTAGATAATATGGTCGATGGTCTCACCAGCTTGCTGGAGCCACTGATTATGGCTGTACTCGGGGTGATTATCGGCGGCCTGATTATAGCCATGTACCTGCCTATCTTCCAGATGGGTAACGTGGTGTAA